Within Micromonospora parathelypteridis, the genomic segment GGTTGCTCCTGAACTCGCGCTTCTTCTGAGATCAACGAGAAACGGTGTCCGGAGGCTACAACCGCGTTCGGCGGTGCCGACCTTGACAGATATCGATCTATGCACTGGTGTGGGACCAAGACATCGATGTCCGTCAGGAGGGCACATGATCGTCCGACGACGGTGGACAGCTGCCGCCACAACAGCGATCCTGTTCAGCGCAGTGCTGTCCCACCCTGGTCCGGGAAGTGCGGCACCCGCCGATCCGGCCACACCAATCACCCTGAGCACCACGGAAACCGCCCTGGTCCGCGTACAGCTACGCGATCAGGCACAGCTCGACCGGCTGGTCGCCGCCGGCGCGGACCTGGCCAACCGGCCCCGGACCCGGGACGGGCGGATCCTCGCCGACCTGGTGCTGACCGGCGCGCAGCTCGCCGAGCTGACCTCGCAGGGCGCGACCGCGGTCCAGGTCGTGCAGCGTGCCGAGGACGGCAGCCAGCGCTACGCCGACAGCGTCCGCGCGGCTCAGGCCCGCACCGCTGCCGGCCTGCGCGCTCCGGCGGCCGGCCAACGGACCACCGCCGCCGCGGCCGTGGACACCCTCCAGGTGCAGCAGGCGTACTGGTGGACCACGGGTGGGCAGACCTTCCTGCAGGCCCAGGTGGCCACCACCGCCACCGACGACCCGGACGTGGAGATCACCGTCAGCTGGCGGACGTCCGACGGCGCCACCGGATCGTTCCCGCTGTCGCGGTTCGAGGACTCCGGCGAGTACCAGTACCACTACGCGCTTCCCCAGCCGGTGCCGAATCGGCCGGTTCAGTTGACCGCCACCTCCAGCCTCGGCGGGGTCAGCCGGGCGGTCACGCCGGCACTCTGGCCGAATGCCACCCCGCCGCCCCTGCCGGCCGGCTACCAGAAGGACTTCATCGACGCGTACCTGACGCCGATCGACATCCAGGCGCGGATCAAGCGACTGGCCCGCCAGTACCGGGGCCTGGTCGACGTGATCGACCTGCCGAACAAGACCCAGGGATACCGGCGCACCGCCGCCGCCTATCTGGGCGACCCGGCGGTGGCCGCCGTGGTGGTCGAGTCGGTCCGCTTCGGCGACCAGAGCATGAACGGCGTACAGGTGCGGACGGTCGACCCGGGTCGGCGAAACCGCCCACTGACCGTCGGCTACCGCGACCGCGTCCTCACGGTCTCGCTGGCCACCGACACCGCGGGCAAGACGGTGAGCACCACCGACGAGGTCGCGGCGGCGATCAACGCCCGCCAACCAAACCGGTTCCGGGCCACCGTCGAGGACGGCTCGGCCGGGCTGCCCATGCCGGTCGCCGGACCCGCCCGGCTCGACGACGGCCTCCAGGGCACCGAGGTGCCGGCGCGGCCGTGGACGGTGCAGGCCCTGCGCCTCGGTGTGCACCGGGACGGCTCCCGGGTGGGGGTGCTCGCGTACTCCCAGGAACACGCCCGGGAGTGGGCCACGCCGCTGGTGACGCTGGAGTTCGCCGAGCGGATGCTGGCCAACGCCCGCACCGACCCGGCCACCCGTGAGCTGCTGGAGCAGGTCGACATCTTCGTCATCCCGACGGTCAACCCGGATGGCGCGAACTACTCGTTCAACGACTTCAACTTCCAGCGCAAGAACCTGGTCAACCACTGCACCGGAGCGGCCCGCGACCCGAAGAACCGCACCTCGTGGGGCGTCGACCTCAACCGCAACTACACCGTCGGGTCGTACTTCGACGGCTACGTGGGCGCCAGCGCCAACTGCCTCTCCGGCACCTACGCGGGCACCGCCGAACTGTCCGAAGCGGAGAGCAGCAACGTCATCGCGCTCGCCCAGGCCCACCCGAACATCAAGTTCGCGATGAACGTCCACTCCTACGGCGGGTACTTCATGTGGCCGCCCGGGGCGTACCGGGCCGACGGGCGGATCACCCTGCCCCGGCCGTCGATCGACGAGTCGACGCTGTTCCTCAACAGCGCCCGGCGGATCGTCGGCGCCATCGCACAGGAACGCGGCACCGTCACCTGGCCGTCGCAGACCGGTCCGGTCGCCGACGTGCTCTACTCCGCGGCCGGCAACTCGGCCGACCAGCTCTACTACGAGCTGGGCATCTTCGCGTGGGACTTCGAGGTCGGCAACGACAGGTGGAATGCGGCCACCAGCGAGTGGGAGGCCGTCGGCTTCCAGCCGCCGTTCGACGAGGCGCACGGCGAGTCCCAGGAGTACGCCGGCGGGCTGGTGGAAATGGTCCGGGTAGCCCGCGACTACGCCGCCGAGTCTGCCGCCGGCTGACCGGCGCGGTCGGATCGCCGCCAGAGCTCCCGGCGGCGATCCGACCGAACGGGGCGTGAGACAGACCGGCCGGCCACGGATGAACCGTGGCCGGCCGGGTAAGCAGCGGCCTTGCCTGGTGGGGAGACGACCGGTGTCGCGGCGCGCCGCGACCGGGCGCACGGGCGGGCGGCGAAGGCCTGCCCGCCCGGCGTTCCCCGGTCCGTCAGTTCGAGGAGATCCAGTTCCACGCCGAGACGACCCACTCGGTCTGCTGGAGCCACGCCACGCCCAGGCCGGCGAGGAACACCGCCGTCGCCAGGTGCGCACCTCGGGCGCTGCGGCGGACCCGCCCGAACTGCCGCTCCAGCACCACCCGGCCGACAAACCGGGACAGGGCGAACAGGCCGACCGCCACCAGCAGGCTCAGCACCAGCACCAGCAGCGGGCCGCTCAGGTCACCCTGGCCGGAGAGCGCCCAGATCCCCCAGCAGACGAACGCGAAGAGCCCCGCGGCGGCACTCCACTCACCGCCACGACGCAGCTGCGCCATCCGCCAGCTCAGCGACCGGCGCGGGACCGGCCCGCCGGGCCATCCGGTGCCGGTCGGCTCCTGCTCGACCACCGGGAACGGTTCGGTCCGCGGGCTGCGCGGCTGACCCACCGGGGCCACGCCCCGGCGGAACCCATCGCGCTGCGGCGGCACCCCGACGCCGGCCTGCGGTGGCACCTCCACGGTCCGCTCCGCCCACGGCTGCGTCTGGTCTGCCATCTCGTCCTCCCCCTGACCGACGGCATCACCACCGCCTGGATTCGAGGGTAGCCAGCCGGCAAACAGGCCGCCGAACCCGCCCGAGACGCGGGCCGGCACGACAGTGCCGGATCGCACGCCCAGCGGGGTACGGTCGGCTGATGGGTGACCACGACCGACGACGGCGACGGCTGCGCCACCACCCCGACGCCGAGTCGGCGGGTCGGGGCGACGACGGCCCGAGGCCCAGCACCGCGGGCGCGCCGGCCAGTGACAACCCGTCGCCGCGCCGCAGGAGCCCGGGCGGCGACGAGCGCGACGGCGAGCGCGGGCTGCGCGGGTTGGTCGGTTCGGGCTCGTCCCAGGTGGGGCTGAGCGCCGCGCTGCGGGCCCGGGACGCCGCCCGCCCCACCGACGACGACCTGGCCGAGGCGGAGGCCCGGGTGGTGGTCGTCCGACGTAACTGGGTGCCCCGCGAGGAGTTGCCCCGCTCGCCGCGCTGACCGCCGGTCGGGTCAGGGCAGGTCGGGCAGCTGCCGGGTCTGCTCGTACTCGGCCACCTGGGCGATCCGGCGGGCATGCCGCTCGTTGCCGGAGAACGGCGTGTTCAGGAATGCCTCGACGATGCCGGTGGCCTCGTCCAAAGTGTGCTGGCGGGCGCCGACCGCTACCACGTTCGCGTCGTTGTGCTGGCGGGCCAGCTGAGCGGTCTCCACGTTCCAGGCCAGCGCGGCGCGGACCCCGGCGACCTTGTTCGCGGCGATCTGCTCGCCGTTGCCGGATCCACCGATGACCACCCCGAGGCCCGTCTCGTCCGCCACCACCTGGTCGCCGGTGTGCAGGCAGAACGTCGGGTAGTCGTCGTCCGGGTCGTAGCCGTGCGGACCGACGTCGACCACGTCGTACCCCTGCATGGCCAGGTGGTTGGCCAGGTGCACCTTCAACTCGAAACCGGCGTGATCGGATCCCAGGTAGACGCGCATACCGGGCAGTCTGTCAGGCCGCGCTCTCCGACGTCGCACGGGCGGCGTCGGAGAGCCGGGTTCGTCACACGGTCGGGTGCGAGGCCGCTCAGCGCGGCAGCTCGGCGACGACCATACCGCCGCGCGCCTTCGGGGTGAACCAGGTGCTCTTGCGCGGCATCTTCTCCCGGGCCAGATTGACCGCGACGAAGTCGCCCACCGTCACCGGCGCGATCAGGACGGCCAGCTCGGCCCGCCCGGCGTCGACCTCCCCGGTGAGCCAGCTCGCCGGGTAGTCACCGCCGACGTAGGTGATCCGCTTGTCGCCCGGGTCCAGCCCGAGCGCGTCGCGCAGCAGCAGCCGCTCGACCAGGGCGTGGTCCAGGTTCTCCAGGTCACCTGCGGCCGTGGCGGGCAGGCGCACCGCGTACCCCTGGCCGTCGAGGCGAAGGTGCACGGTGCCGCCGGCCGCCGGGACCTCGACCGGGCCGTCGATCGGCTCGACCTCGGCGCCCGCGGCCCGCAGCCGGTCGAGCAGCTCGGCCGGTGTGGTGGTCAGCTCGCTGACCAGCCGGTTGTACGGCTGGATGGCGACCGACGCGGGGGTGGTGACCACGGCCAGGAAGCGCGGCAGCCCGCCGGTCTGGGCGGCCAGGCTGCGGTGGTTACCGTCGGCGACGACCAGCTCCCCGCCACCGGCGAGGGCGGTCAGCGTGGCCTGCTCCGGGCCGGGACCGAGCAGCCAGATGGCATGCGTGCGCCCCGCCTGGTCGGTGTCCGTCGCGGCGGGCGCCCCGGCCGTGTCGGTCGCCGCCGCGAGGGCGGCGTGCAGCTCGTCGCCCCGCCCGGTCTGCAGCAGGAGCACCGGGGAGAGCAGGTGGCCCAGCGCGTCGGCCAGCGCCACCCGCTCGCGGACCTTGGCGATGAAGACGTCCTCGTTACGGATCACCAGGCCCGGCTCGTCGGCCCGGGTGGAGATCTGGTCGGTGTCCACCATCGCGAACAGCCCGTACGCCGGCTCCTCGCCGGGCGCGCTGATCCGGTAGAGCACCACCACCTGCTCGGCGGGGGTGTAGCTGCCGTCGGCCTTGGCCTCGGCGAGGCGGGCCACCGCGTCCGGCAGCGCGTCGAGGAACGACTTGCCCAGGCTCTGCGGGGCGCGCTGCGGCATCTCGATGCCGAGAGCACTGTGCGGGTTCGCCTCGATGATCGCGGTGATCTCCGCGTCGTCGGCGAACTCGTCGTAGTTTTGCGCGCCGGTGCCACCAGTGGTGACCCAGGCCCGGGAGATCGGATGCACGACCGTCATGCCCACTGACGCTACCGGCGACGATGTCGCCGCCGACGGGGACCCGCGCGGCGTCCACCAGATGAAAAAGTGCCGAGGTCGGTCAGCTGGCGCGGTCGGACGCGCCCCGGCGGTGCCTGCCTGCCGTCGCCGGCCCGCCGTTGCCCCGTCGGCCGGTCACGGCCGGCCCGGTGTTCACCGCGCGGCGGGGCGACGCGGGCGGCCCCGGCACCGGACGCTCGGGAGGCGGCGACGGGACGGGCCGCGGGTTCAGCGGCGGCGTCGGCACCGGACGCGGGGTGGTGGGTGCCGGCGGAGGCGGCGCGGGTTCGGCCGGCGCGGCCGCCGACGGAAGGACCGGAGCCGACGGTACGAGAGCAGGCACGACCGGGACCGGCGGCAGAGAGTCGAGAACCGGCGCTGGCGGCGACACGGAATCGGCGAGCGGTGCCGGAGCATCGGCCGAAGCATCGTCGGCCGGCGGGGTCAGGCGGGAGGTCACCGGAACCCGGGCCACGCCGACCACGATCGGCGGGGCGAGCAGCTCCGCCACGTGGGCGGGCAGGTCGGGGCGGACCGTCGGCCAGCGGGAGTCGTCGACCGACCAGTAGGCCGCGCCGGGAGTCTCGATCACCCCCTGCCGGGTCAGCTGATCGTCACCGGACGCACGGTGCTTGGCCATCGGGAATGCCTCCACGAGCTGCGGGGTGCGGCCCTGCGGGTCGCTGCGGCGGACATGCAGGCCAACGAGCCCGGCGGTCTCCCGGTGACGGGGGCAGACCCCGCTGTGCCGCGACACGCCGAGCGAGTCGTCGTGGGGTGCCCGGTCGGAAGGGTCCCCTGTTCACCCGCGCAGGGGACCCTTCCCGGCCCGTCAGTCGAAGATCGGGCCCTGCTCACGGGTGCGCTTGAGCTCGTAGAAGCCCGGAGTACCGGCGACCAGCAGCACGCCGTCCCAGAGTCGACCGGCGGCCTCCCCCTTCGGCGCCGGGGTGATCACCGGGCCGAAGAACGCGACCGGGGTGCCGTCCGGGCCGGGCGCGTGGACGACCGGAGTGCCGACGTCCTGCCCGACCGGGCGCATACCCGCCTCGTGGCTGGCCCGCAGCGCCTCGTCGTACTCGGTGCTGTCGGCGGCCGCGGCCAGCGCCGGGTCCAGGCCGGCATCGGTCAACGCGGCGACGTACAGCTCCTGACCCCGCTCCTCCTTGCCGAGGTGGATCCGGGTGCCGAGCGCGGTGTAGAGCTTGCGCAGGACGTCGCCGCCGTACCGCTGCTCGGCGGCGATGCAGATCCGCACCGGGCCCCAGGCGGTCTTCAGGAACGTCTTGTACTCCTCGGGCAGCTCGTCCCGGCCGTCGTTGAGCACGGCCAGGCTCATCACGTGGAAGCGGATGTCCACGTCCCGGACCTTCTCGACCTCGAGCAGCCAGCGGGACGTGATCCACGCCCACGGGCAGGCCGGGTCGAACCACATGTCGGCGGTGACACGATCGCTCACGGTGAGGTCCCTTCGCGGCGGAATGGCGCCGGAAGCCCGACGTCTCAAGAGAATCTTCACCCCGCGGTGCATTCATCGGCACCCGAATGAGAGCGTGACCTCGGCCACCGCGGGCTGCCCGTACGTGGAAGACTCGGATCGGGCTGGCCGCCACGAGCGGTTGGCGGACGGGCGCCGCCGGGCGTACGGCGAAATGTGGGATGGAGACGAACAGTGCCGGGAGTGCGCAACCTGACGCAGGTCGAGGCGACCGAGCGGGCCCGCCTGCTCAACGTGACGGGGTACGACATCAGTCTGGACCTGTCGACCGCCGTGCTGGCCGCCGACGGCCGCACGTTCCGGTCGACGACCGAGGTCCGGTTCCGCTGCGCCGAGCCGGGAGCGAGCACGTTCATCGAGCTGGCCGCCGAGTCGGTGCGTTCCGCGACCCTGAACGGCGCGCCGGTCGACCTCACCAACTGGTCGGCCGAGAAGGGCCTCGTCCTGTCCGGGTTGGAGAGCGACAACACCCTGGTGGTCGACGCCGACTTCGGTTTCTCCAACAGCGGCCAGGGTCTGCACCGCACGGTCGACCCCGTGGACGGCGAAACGTACCTCTACAGCCAGTTCGAGACGGCCGACGCGCAGCGGGTGTTCGCCTGCTTCGACCAGCCCGACCTGAAGAGCGTCTACACCTGGCACGCCACCGTTCCGGCGCACTGGCGCGCGGTGTCCAACATGCCCGTGCAGCGCGAGGAGCCGGCAGGTGAGGGGCTCAAGACGCTGCACTTCACCGAGTCGCCCCGGATGAGCACCTACATCACGGCGATGTGCGCCGGGCCGTACCACGAGGTGCGCGACAGTCACGACGGCATCGACCTGGGGGCCTTCTGCCGGGCGTCGATGGCGCAGTACCTGGACTCCGACGACCTGTTCCTGATCACCAAGCAGGGCTTCGACTTCTTCCACGAGAAGTTCGGCGTGCGCTACCCGCTGCCGAAGTACGACCAGCTCTGGGTGCCCGACTTCAACGCCGGCGCGATGGAGAACTTCGGCTGCGTGACGCACGCCGAGTCGCACTACCTGTTCCGCTCGCAGGTCACCAACTTCGAGTACGAGCAGCGGGCCAACACGATCCTGCACGAGCTGGCCCACATGTGGTTCGGTGACCTGGTCACCATGCGCTGGTGGAACGACCTGTGGCTGAACGAGTCGTTCGCCGAGTGGGCCAGCCACTGGTGCAACACCCACGCGACCCGGTTCAACGAGGCGTGGACGACGTTCCTGTCCATCCGGAAGAACTGGGGCTACCGGCAGGACCAGCTCTCCTCCACCCACCCGGTCTACACCGAGATGCCGGACATGGAGGCCGTCGAGGTCAACTTCGACGGCATCACCTACGCCAAGGGCGCGAGCGTGCTCAAGCAGCTCGTCGCGTACGTGGGTGAGGAACCGTTCGTCGCCGGGCTGCGGGCCTACTTCGGCAAGCACGCCTGGGGCAACGCCACCTTCGACGACCTGCTCACCGAGCTGGAGGCCGCGTCCGGCCGGGAGCTGCGCAAGTTCGCCGCGCAGTGGCTGGAGACCGCACAGGTCAACACGCTGCGGCCCGAGGTGACGATCGGCGCGGACGGAACGTACGAGCAGGTGGTGGTGCGGCAGGAGGCGCCGGCGGCGTACCCGACCCTGCGTACGCACCGGATCGGCGTTGGCCTGTACGACCTGACCGACGGGCGGCTGGTCCGCCGCGAGCGGCACGAGGTCGACGTGACCGGCGAGCGGACCGACCTCGCCGAGCTGCGCGGCAAGCGGGCCGCCGATGTGCTGCTGCTCAACGACGACGACCTGAGCTACACCAAGCTGCGCCTCGACGACCGTTCGATGGCGACCGTGGTGCAGCACATCGGTGGCTTCGAGTCGTCGCTGGCGCGGGCACTGTGCTGGACCGCGGCATGGGACATGATCCGCGACGCCGAGCTGTCGGCCCGCGACTACGTGGCGCTCGCGCTGACCGGGCTCCCCGCGGAGACCGACATCAACCTGGTCACCGCGACCCTGCGCCAGGCGACCACCGCGATCACCCTCTACGCCGACCCGGCCTGGGCGCCGACCGGCTGGGCCGAGCTGGCCCGTACCGCCCGTGACGCGCTCGCCGCCGCCGAGCCCGGCAGCGGGTTCCAGCTTGCCTGGGCCCGTGCGTACGCCTCGGCGGCCCGCTCCGAGGACGACCTGGCCACGCTGCGCGGCTGGCTGGACGGCAACGGTGCGCCGGCCGGCCTGACCGTGGACACCGAGCTGCGCTGGTCGGTTCTCGCCGCGCTGGTCGCCAACGGTGCCGCCGGCACCGCCGAGATCGAGGCGGAGCTGGTCAACGACCGCACCGCCAGCGGCGAGCGGGAGGCGGCGTACGCGCACGCGCTGGTGCCGACGGCAGAGAACAAGGCGGCCGTCTGGGCGCTGCTGACCGGCCCGGACGCGCTGCCCAACTGGCGCCACCGGGCGCTCCTGCAGGGCCTCGCCCACCCGGCGCAGGTGGAACTGGTTGCCCCGTACCGCGATCGGTACTTCGCTGCGGTCGGCCAGGTGTGGGCCACCCGGGACAGCGAGCCGGCACAGGAGTTCGCCCAGCTGGCCTACCCGACCTACCTGGTGGACGACGACACGGTCGCGGCCACCGACGCGTGGCTGGCCGGTGACGGGTACCCCGCCCCGCTGCGCCGGCTGGTCGCCGAGGGCCGCGACGGCGTGGTCCGCGCGCTCAAGGCCCGCGCGAAGGACGCCCAGCAGGCCTGACCAGGAAGTACGCGGCCCGGCGTCGGCGTGGGTACAAACCCGCGCCGACCCGGGCCGACGTCGTTTCTCTGTCCGGCGCCGGCGGCCCGGGCCAACGCCGGTCCGGTGGTGCTCACCGGGCACGCTCAGCCGTGACGATCAGGCCCCGCCAGGGAAGATCACGCTCGAACATGGAAGTAGGGGCCTCCGACGCGGCGGAAGCCCCTACTTCATGGATCGAGCACGATCTTGCGTGGCGGCGTGCGACACAGCGCGGCGTGCGGCGCTTGGGGTGGAGCGGGTCAGCCCTTGCCGGCGTGGCTGGCGAGCTGGTCGAGGCCGTTGATGATGCCGCCGGCCAGGTCACCGCCGCTGAATGCGCCGACCATGGAGAGCGCGGCCAGCTTCGCGTACGTGTCGGGGATGCGCTTGCGGGCGTAGCGCCCGGTGACGACCTCCAGCTGACGCTGGTTGGGTGACACGGCGATCAGCACCGACTTGTCGGGGTCGGCGAGCTGGCGGTGCAGCCGCTGGGCGTGCTCGCGAATGGGCTCGTCGAGACCGCCGACGAAGACCGAGAAGACCAGCCCGGTGCCCTGGTCGGCCAGGCGCAGCGCCTCGTCGATGCGCAGCAGCTGGCGGGTTGAGAACGGCCCGTCGAGCACCTCGGGCGGATTTTCCGACCCGGCCTGCTTCTCACCAACGGTCACTTGCGCCTCCGGTTCCACCGGCCGGCGCCTCGACGCTGGCCTGCTCAAGCTTGTGGCTGGTCAGCGCGGGCGCCTGCGCCCCCGCCGTCAGCGCGGTGCCGGCCGAGTCGGCCAGCTGCTCCGGGCGGCCCAGGAACCAGACCGGAGTGAAGTCGAAGGGCCGGCCCGGCCGGTAGCGCTTGGCGCCCCCGCCACCGCCGGTGGCACCACCACGGCTACCGACGTACGACAGGCCGGCGATGACCAGCACCGCGGCCACCGGGATGCCGACGAAGACCAGCAACGTCTCGGTAACAGACAATCCCAACGCCCCCAGGCGGAAGAAGGACGACCTCGAACAGTCGGGTCGGATGGACGATCATGATGCCGACCGCCCGACTCCGTCACCATTCACGTTAGCGGAGTCGGCGGCCCGCCAGATTGCGGGGTGCCGATCCCATCCGTCACTGGAGTCTTCCAGTTGCGCAGCGGTAGCGATGAGCCGCGCGTCGTCGCCGTACCGGCCCGTGAGCAGCACCCCGACGGGCAGGCCGTCGGTGGTGGTGCCGAGCGGCAGGGAGACGGAGGGATCGCCGGTGACGTTGAAAATGGCGCAGTAGGGCGAGAAGCGGCGTTGCCGGTCGAAGTCCGCCGCCGGGTCACCGTCGGCGGTGAACCAGCCGACGGGCGCCTGCGGTGCGGCCAGGGTGGGACAGAGCAGGAGATCGCAGCCGGCGGTGCGACGGGCACCGAGGCGGACCTGCGCCTGCAACTCGCCGAGAGTGGCGGCCAGGGTGCCGGCGGAGATCTCGGCGCCCCGGGCCCGCAGCAGCCGGGTCAGCGGCAGCAGCTCCGCTTCGAGCTGCGGGGGCACCGGGGTGAGCGCCAGCACGTACCAGAGGATCTCGAACAGCGGCCACGCCGCCGGCCCGAGCGGCGGCGGCACCTCGACCACCTCGTGGCCGGCCGCGGTGAGCAGCGCGGCGGCCCGGTCCACGGCGGCCACGCAGTCGGGGTGCACCGGTTCGTCGGCGAGCATCGGCGTGGTGAACCGGCCGATCCGCAGCGGGCCGGGCGCGGCCTGGCGAGCGGCGGTCAGGTAGCCGCCGGGCGGCGTGGGCGGTGGCAGGTAGGGCTCGCCGGGGACCGGGACGGCCATGACGTCGAGCAGTGCGGCGACGTCGGTGACGGTCCGCCCGAGCGGGCCGCTGGTGGGCAGGCCGAACGCGCCGGAGCCGAGCGGCCCGCCGGAGACCAGGCCTCGGCTGGGTTTGTAGCCGACGAGGCCGCAGAGCGACGCCGGGATGCGGAGCGAGCCGCCGCCATCGGACCCCTGGGCGACCGGGACCAGCCCGGCCGCCACCGCCGCCGCCGCGCCGCCACTGGAACCACCCGCGGTGTACGCCAGCTCCCACGGATTGCGGGCCGGGGGCGCGACCCGGCCCTCGGAGTAGAGCGAGCAGCCCAACTCGGAGGTGGTCGTCTTGCCCAGGCTGACCAGACCGGCGGCCTTGATGAGCCGGACCACGTCGGCGTCGACCGGTGGGACGAAGTTACGGAAAGCGGCCGAGCCGAAGGTGGTGCGGACGCCGGCGGTGAGCGTCAGGTCCTTGAACGCGGTCGGTACGCCGTGCAGCGGGCCCCGGGCCTCGACGGGCGCGGAGTCGGCTGCCCGGGCGGCTTCCCGGGCGAGATCCGGCGTGACGGTGACGAACGCGCCCACGGTGTCGCCGAGGGCTGCCACCCGGCGCAGGTAGTGCTCGACCAGGTCGACGCTGGACAGCTCGCCGCGGGATATCGCGGCGGCCTGCTCCAACGCGGTCAGGTCGTGCGGCTCGGACATGCCCTCATCCTGCCCGCTGGGAACGCCCGTCGACGGCCGACACGACGTCCGCCGATCAGGTGGTGTCCGACCGGCCGAGGAAGTGCAGGGCGTTGCCGGACAGGAGCTTGTCCCGCTGGGCGTCGGTGAGGAAGTCGGCGTCGCGGACCACCGCGCCGGCCGGTCGTTCGCCCAACGGGTACGGGTAGTCGCTGCCGACCAGCACCCGGTCCTCCCCCAGGGTGTCGACCAGCAGCCGCAGCGCGGGCGACGCGAAGACCACCGAGTCGACGCTGAACCGGTCGACGTAGCTGCTGGGCGGGCCGGCGGACGCGCCACGGACCAGGTCGCCGCGGCGGTGCCAGGCGTTGTCGGCGCGGCCGAGCCAGAACGGGAAGCTGCCACCGCCGTGTGCGAAGCAGATCCGCAGCGACTCCGGCACCCGGTCGAAGACGCCGCCCAGGATCATCGCCAGCACCGACAGGTGCGTCTCGGCGGGCATCCCGGTGAGCCAACGGGCCATCCACCGGTCCAGCCGCGGACCGCCCGGCATGTCCCACGGATGGACGAAGACCGGCGCGCCGACCTGGGCGCAGTGCTGGAGGAAGGTGACCACCCCGGCGTCGTCGAGGTCCCGGTCGCCGACGTGGTTGCCGATCTCCACCCCCACGTGCCCGGCGGCCAGGCTCCGGTCCAGCTCGGCGCAGGCGGCGTCCGGGTCCTGCAGGGGCACCTGGCAGAACGGCACCAGGCGGTCGCCCCCGGCGGCGGTGACCTCCAGGGTCAGGTCGTTGAAGATCCGGGCGACCTTCACCGCCTGGTCGGCCGGGCGGTCATAGCTGAAGAAGACCGGCGTCGGCGAGACCACCTGCACGTCCACGCCGTCGGCGTCCATGTCGGCCAGTCGGCGCGACGCGTCCCAGCACTCGGCGCCGACCGGGCGGAACTCGGTCTCCCCCACCATGATCATGGCGGCCCGCTCGGAGTCGACCCGCAGCCACGGCCAACCGGACCCG encodes:
- a CDS encoding mycothiol-dependent nitroreductase Rv2466c family protein produces the protein MSDRVTADMWFDPACPWAWITSRWLLEVEKVRDVDIRFHVMSLAVLNDGRDELPEEYKTFLKTAWGPVRICIAAEQRYGGDVLRKLYTALGTRIHLGKEERGQELYVAALTDAGLDPALAAAADSTEYDEALRASHEAGMRPVGQDVGTPVVHAPGPDGTPVAFFGPVITPAPKGEAAGRLWDGVLLVAGTPGFYELKRTREQGPIFD
- a CDS encoding DUF1015 family protein, with product MTVVHPISRAWVTTGGTGAQNYDEFADDAEITAIIEANPHSALGIEMPQRAPQSLGKSFLDALPDAVARLAEAKADGSYTPAEQVVVLYRISAPGEEPAYGLFAMVDTDQISTRADEPGLVIRNEDVFIAKVRERVALADALGHLLSPVLLLQTGRGDELHAALAAATDTAGAPAATDTDQAGRTHAIWLLGPGPEQATLTALAGGGELVVADGNHRSLAAQTGGLPRFLAVVTTPASVAIQPYNRLVSELTTTPAELLDRLRAAGAEVEPIDGPVEVPAAGGTVHLRLDGQGYAVRLPATAAGDLENLDHALVERLLLRDALGLDPGDKRITYVGGDYPASWLTGEVDAGRAELAVLIAPVTVGDFVAVNLAREKMPRKSTWFTPKARGGMVVAELPR
- a CDS encoding DUF5130 family protein is translated as MTVGEKQAGSENPPEVLDGPFSTRQLLRIDEALRLADQGTGLVFSVFVGGLDEPIREHAQRLHRQLADPDKSVLIAVSPNQRQLEVVTGRYARKRIPDTYAKLAALSMVGAFSGGDLAGGIINGLDQLASHAGKG
- the pepN gene encoding aminopeptidase N, whose translation is MRNLTQVEATERARLLNVTGYDISLDLSTAVLAADGRTFRSTTEVRFRCAEPGASTFIELAAESVRSATLNGAPVDLTNWSAEKGLVLSGLESDNTLVVDADFGFSNSGQGLHRTVDPVDGETYLYSQFETADAQRVFACFDQPDLKSVYTWHATVPAHWRAVSNMPVQREEPAGEGLKTLHFTESPRMSTYITAMCAGPYHEVRDSHDGIDLGAFCRASMAQYLDSDDLFLITKQGFDFFHEKFGVRYPLPKYDQLWVPDFNAGAMENFGCVTHAESHYLFRSQVTNFEYEQRANTILHELAHMWFGDLVTMRWWNDLWLNESFAEWASHWCNTHATRFNEAWTTFLSIRKNWGYRQDQLSSTHPVYTEMPDMEAVEVNFDGITYAKGASVLKQLVAYVGEEPFVAGLRAYFGKHAWGNATFDDLLTELEAASGRELRKFAAQWLETAQVNTLRPEVTIGADGTYEQVVVRQEAPAAYPTLRTHRIGVGLYDLTDGRLVRRERHEVDVTGERTDLAELRGKRAADVLLLNDDDLSYTKLRLDDRSMATVVQHIGGFESSLARALCWTAAWDMIRDAELSARDYVALALTGLPAETDINLVTATLRQATTAITLYADPAWAPTGWAELARTARDALAAAEPGSGFQLAWARAYASAARSEDDLATLRGWLDGNGAPAGLTVDTELRWSVLAALVANGAAGTAEIEAELVNDRTASGEREAAYAHALVPTAENKAAVWALLTGPDALPNWRHRALLQGLAHPAQVELVAPYRDRYFAAVGQVWATRDSEPAQEFAQLAYPTYLVDDDTVAATDAWLAGDGYPAPLRRLVAEGRDGVVRALKARAKDAQQA
- a CDS encoding ribose-5-phosphate isomerase, with the protein product MRVYLGSDHAGFELKVHLANHLAMQGYDVVDVGPHGYDPDDDYPTFCLHTGDQVVADETGLGVVIGGSGNGEQIAANKVAGVRAALAWNVETAQLARQHNDANVVAVGARQHTLDEATGIVEAFLNTPFSGNERHARRIAQVAEYEQTRQLPDLP
- the ctaJ gene encoding aa3-type cytochrome oxidase subunit CtaJ, translating into MGLSVTETLLVFVGIPVAAVLVIAGLSYVGSRGGATGGGGGAKRYRPGRPFDFTPVWFLGRPEQLADSAGTALTAGAQAPALTSHKLEQASVEAPAGGTGGASDRW
- a CDS encoding M14 family zinc carboxypeptidase encodes the protein MIVRRRWTAAATTAILFSAVLSHPGPGSAAPADPATPITLSTTETALVRVQLRDQAQLDRLVAAGADLANRPRTRDGRILADLVLTGAQLAELTSQGATAVQVVQRAEDGSQRYADSVRAAQARTAAGLRAPAAGQRTTAAAAVDTLQVQQAYWWTTGGQTFLQAQVATTATDDPDVEITVSWRTSDGATGSFPLSRFEDSGEYQYHYALPQPVPNRPVQLTATSSLGGVSRAVTPALWPNATPPPLPAGYQKDFIDAYLTPIDIQARIKRLARQYRGLVDVIDLPNKTQGYRRTAAAYLGDPAVAAVVVESVRFGDQSMNGVQVRTVDPGRRNRPLTVGYRDRVLTVSLATDTAGKTVSTTDEVAAAINARQPNRFRATVEDGSAGLPMPVAGPARLDDGLQGTEVPARPWTVQALRLGVHRDGSRVGVLAYSQEHAREWATPLVTLEFAERMLANARTDPATRELLEQVDIFVIPTVNPDGANYSFNDFNFQRKNLVNHCTGAARDPKNRTSWGVDLNRNYTVGSYFDGYVGASANCLSGTYAGTAELSEAESSNVIALAQAHPNIKFAMNVHSYGGYFMWPPGAYRADGRITLPRPSIDESTLFLNSARRIVGAIAQERGTVTWPSQTGPVADVLYSAAGNSADQLYYELGIFAWDFEVGNDRWNAATSEWEAVGFQPPFDEAHGESQEYAGGLVEMVRVARDYAAESAAG